A window from Variovorax sp. PBL-E5 encodes these proteins:
- a CDS encoding GNAT family N-acetyltransferase yields MNDPVLVRSVAEDDYPAWKTLWDGYNTFYGRHGDTALPAAVTAMTWSRFFDAYEPVHALVAERGGALVGLAHFLFHRSTTQIGPSCYLQDLFTTAAARGQGVGRALIEAVYRRAQTAGAPRVYWQTQETNTAAMKLYDKVADRSGFVVYRKML; encoded by the coding sequence ATGAATGACCCTGTCCTTGTCCGATCCGTCGCCGAAGACGACTACCCGGCCTGGAAGACGCTCTGGGACGGCTACAACACTTTCTATGGCCGGCATGGCGACACCGCCTTGCCGGCCGCGGTGACGGCCATGACCTGGTCGCGCTTCTTCGATGCCTACGAGCCGGTGCATGCGCTCGTCGCGGAACGCGGTGGCGCGCTGGTGGGCCTGGCGCATTTTCTTTTTCATCGCAGCACGACGCAGATCGGCCCGAGCTGCTATCTGCAGGACTTGTTCACCACGGCGGCCGCACGCGGCCAGGGCGTCGGCCGCGCGCTCATCGAGGCGGTCTATCGGCGCGCGCAGACCGCGGGCGCCCCGCGCGTCTACTGGCAGACGCAGGAGACCAACACGGCGGCGATGAAGCTCTACGACAAGGTGGCCGACCGATCAGGCTTCGTCGTCTACCGGAAGATGCTCTGA
- a CDS encoding flavin-containing monooxygenase, which yields MSDEDIVVVGAGPAGLAVSACLRAQGLVHRVLEREADVGFAWRRHYDRLHLHTAKGSSGLPFAPWPADAPRYPSRKQVVGYLARYASQHAIAPRFGIEVRRIRRRGERFAIDTSDGALSPRFVVIATGSNAIANRPALRGLERFEGSVMHAAAYRNPSPFIGKRTLVVGCGNSGAEIALDLAEQGVEVAMVVRGPVHVVPRDLLGVSTQQIGVLLSVLPLGLRDAIVAAVMRMAVGDLSRWGIVRPRTGLNRMIEASGRIPLLDIGTIAMIKAGRIRVLPAVDEVLADGGRFADGAVHPFEAIVLATGYTPGLQRIVEGFDAIADGHGRPDRFGAESAIPGLFFVGFRNPPTGALREIAIEARRVARALAAYAGRPQSVKS from the coding sequence ATGAGCGACGAGGACATCGTGGTGGTGGGTGCCGGGCCGGCCGGGCTGGCGGTTTCCGCGTGCCTGCGCGCGCAAGGGCTCGTCCATCGCGTGCTGGAGCGCGAGGCCGACGTAGGCTTTGCCTGGCGCCGCCACTACGACCGCCTTCATCTGCATACGGCCAAGGGGAGTTCGGGCCTGCCGTTCGCGCCATGGCCGGCCGATGCGCCGCGCTATCCCTCGCGCAAGCAGGTGGTCGGCTATCTGGCGCGCTATGCGTCGCAGCACGCGATCGCGCCGCGCTTCGGTATCGAGGTGCGCCGCATCCGGCGCCGGGGGGAACGCTTTGCGATCGACACCAGCGATGGCGCGTTGTCGCCTCGCTTCGTCGTCATCGCGACCGGTTCCAATGCGATCGCGAACCGGCCTGCGCTGCGCGGCCTCGAGCGCTTCGAGGGCAGCGTGATGCACGCAGCGGCCTATCGAAATCCATCGCCCTTCATCGGCAAGCGCACGCTGGTCGTCGGCTGCGGCAACTCGGGCGCGGAGATCGCGCTCGACCTCGCGGAGCAGGGCGTCGAGGTGGCGATGGTGGTGCGCGGGCCGGTGCACGTCGTGCCGCGCGATCTGCTCGGCGTGTCGACGCAGCAGATCGGCGTGCTGCTGTCGGTGCTGCCGCTGGGCCTGCGCGACGCGATCGTCGCCGCGGTGATGCGCATGGCCGTCGGCGATCTGTCGCGATGGGGCATCGTCCGGCCGCGCACCGGGCTCAACCGGATGATCGAGGCATCGGGGCGCATACCCCTCCTCGACATCGGGACGATCGCGATGATCAAGGCCGGCAGGATCCGCGTGTTGCCCGCGGTCGACGAGGTGCTTGCCGATGGCGGGCGTTTCGCGGACGGTGCCGTGCATCCGTTCGAGGCCATCGTGCTGGCCACCGGCTATACGCCAGGATTGCAGCGCATCGTCGAGGGCTTCGATGCGATCGCCGATGGGCACGGCCGGCCCGATCGCTTCGGCGCCGAGAGCGCGATCCCGGGTTTGTTCTTCGTCGGGTTCAGGAATCCGCCGACCGGCGCGTTGCGCGAGATCGCGATCGAGGCGCGGCGGGTCGCCCGCGCGCTCGCTGCGTACGCGGGCAGGCCTCAGAGCGTGAAGTCGTAA